A stretch of DNA from Acinetobacter sp. C26M:
CCTTTTACCGTGTCATAGAAGTGATAATGCCAATTATCTTCTTGCATGTTACCTAACGACGCACCAATACCACCTTGAGCAGCAACTGTATGCGAACGTGTTGGGAATACTTTGGTTAATACTGCAACTTTTAAACCTGCTTGAGCAAGTTGATAAGCAGCACGCATACCAGAACCACCACCACCAACGATAACTGCGTCGAAAGTGAGGTTTTGAATATTTGAATAATCTTCTTTAGGGTTAATTGCGCCCATGATCTCTTCCTATCAATTTGCCCAGAAAATCTGGATACCCCAGATTGCGTACACGAACACTGAAATAATGACAGCAGAAGTGAGTACAAGGCGTAAACCTGAAGCTGAAGGGCCCATTTGACGAGTCGTTACATAATCAGTAAAGACTTGCCACATACCAATCCAAGCGTGTGCAACGAGCGCTAACACTGCTAATAAAGAGAAAATCTTCATTGGCAACGTCAACATAAAGCCAGCCCACTGTTCATAACCAAATCCGCTATTGCAAAGGATCCAGCCAAACAAAACCACAGTGTATGCAGCTAACACTACAGCACTGACACGTTGGATATACCAATCGCGAGAACCTGAACCTGTTAAACCTGTAGCACTTTTCATCAGAACATAATCCATACGAATGCTGCGACAATACCAATCGCAGACAAGATCAATGAAACTGTAGCAGCGATACGACCGCTTTGAAGTTCTTCAGCAAAACCGAGGTCAGCAAGTAAATGCTTCACGCCTGCGATAAAGTGGAAAATCAAGCCAGCTACAAATACCCATACGATGAAACGTACAATGATATTTCCGAAAACGACATTTTTAACGTAGTCAAATCCTTCTGGTGAAGATAAAGATTTATCCAAAATCCATAAAAGAACTGCAACTAATACGAAAACGATTACACCTGATAGACGGTGTAGAATTGATGCAATAGCCACGGGTGAGCGTAAATTTACCGCTAACACCTGACCCATGGACAAATTGACAGGTCTGTTGCTTTTCACAGCGGGCATCCTGTAGGTAGAAACTCCAACTGGAGTTTGTTTGAATTAATTCAAAGGAAAGCTGGCATTGTTAGGCAAGCACAGCACATGCCTAACCTATAAACGACAGCGAATTATAAAACGTGAAATATCAAAATACAAACAATCAACTTTCGCTTTAGTCGAAAAAAACTTTAAATAAGAATCATTCACACGCATAATAACGGCGATAAATGCATCAAGTTTTATCAAAAACAACTATCTATTTGTTTTGTAATGATAAAAATAAAATACTATTTTTTATAGATACTTTTTAATTTTATAAATTCTTTTCTTGTTATTTCACAAAAAAGTGCCCTTTTCAGCTTCAAAGCAACACAAATTTTCTACCTTTATATATAGTCAAAAATAATACCCCTCATTTATATATTAAATATAATCAATTAATAATATATTTTCATAAATCAATTAACCAAAATTAATCAGTCATTTTTTATACAAATAATCGCACCATAATGGGTCAATTATTACTCCATAAATAACGCTTTTAGATGGTTT
This window harbors:
- the sdhD gene encoding succinate dehydrogenase, hydrophobic membrane anchor protein, with amino-acid sequence MKSATGLTGSGSRDWYIQRVSAVVLAAYTVVLFGWILCNSGFGYEQWAGFMLTLPMKIFSLLAVLALVAHAWIGMWQVFTDYVTTRQMGPSASGLRLVLTSAVIISVFVYAIWGIQIFWAN
- the sdhC gene encoding succinate dehydrogenase, cytochrome b556 subunit — protein: MPAVKSNRPVNLSMGQVLAVNLRSPVAIASILHRLSGVIVFVLVAVLLWILDKSLSSPEGFDYVKNVVFGNIIVRFIVWVFVAGLIFHFIAGVKHLLADLGFAEELQSGRIAATVSLILSAIGIVAAFVWIMF